The sequence CCAGGAGCCGTGGCCGCTTCCATGCCCCCATGCGCCCGGGCCGTGGCCCATGGGCTCACCGCCAGGACCTCGCGGCCCCGGACCGGTACCCGGCATTCCGTCTTCGGGCCCCAGGCCGTCGGAGCAGATGGAGTCGTCTTCGCATTCCCATGGGTGGCGGCGCGGCGCTTCGCCTTCGGGCCCATGCCCGGACTCGTGCTCCGGAGGTCCGCCTTCGGGCCCGTGGCCCCGGTTGCGTCGGCGGTTTCTCATACGCCCTCTTTGGCGAACACGTAGCCCACGCCGCGCACCGTCTTGATGAGGCGCGTGCCGACGTCACCGAGCTTCTGCCGCAGATGCGAGATGTGCACGTCCACCGTGCGCTCGCCCACCACCGTGTCGCTGCGCCCCGCCTCGCCCAGCAGCGCGTCGCGAGGGATGACCCGCCCGGCCCGGCGCACCAGCGCCACCAGCAGGTCGAACTCCAGACCCGTCAAATCCACCAGCCGCTCCTCCACGCGCACCTCGCGGCCCGCCACGTCGATGGACACGCCGCCCGCCTCCAACCGGTCCGCCACCGCCGACGGCTGCGAGCGCCGCAGCACCGCCCTCACCCGCGCGAGCAATTCGCGAGGGCTGAAGGGCTTGGGCAGGTAGTCATCCGCACCCAACTCCAGCCCCACCACGCGGTCCGTCTCGTCGCCCTTCGCGGTGAGCATGATGACGGGGATGCGGCTCTTGGCGCGGATGCGCTTGCACACCTCCAGGCCGTCCATGCCGGGCATCATCACGTCCAGCAGCACCGCGTCGTAGGCCCCGGCCTCCAGTGCCGCCAAGCCGCGTCCTCCGTCGGGTGCGTGGGTGACGCTGAGGCCGTTCTGCCCGAGGTACTCCGCGAGCAACTCGTACAGCCGGGTGTCGTCGTCGATGAGCAGGACTCGCGTGGACATGGACGGCCTCGGACTCTAGCGCGCCCCCTCGCCAGTCGCGGGTGGGGCGGTGGGGGCGGGGGGCTGGGCGTATGGAGCCGACTCCCCCCGGGGAGCGCGAGACTCCCACGACTCACGAGGGCCCCGCGAGTCCCAGCGGCTGTCCCACCGGTCGTCCCAGCGGGCATTGCAGTGGTGGTGGTGGCGGGCAACGGCTGCGAAGCCGGAGGCATAGCCTCCGATGGTGCCCATGGCGAGCAGGACGATCAGCAGGCGGCGGCGCATCATGTGTTCTCCTTCACGAGGACGAGGACGTCTGTCTTCCGGTGCGGGCTTCGGGCCTCAGACCATCTGCTCGCCGTGCCCGCGCCAGCCGCCACGCCCGCCGCAGCGACCATGGCCTCCGCGCCACCCGGGGCCGTAGCCGTACCCGTACCCGAAGCCGTGCTCGATGAGGTCCGCCAGGTCGCGGCGCTGGCGCGGGTCCAGCGCCTCGTGCACCTGAGACAGCCCGCCCTGCACCGTGCGGCGCAGGTTGTCGAGCGCCACGTCGTGACGGGCGAACGTCTCGCGCAGCGCCTCGCCGTCGAAGTGCTCACCCCGCATCGCGCGGCCGAGAGCGGCGCGGCTCGGGCCCACCTCGTCGCGCATCTTCGCGAAGGCCTCAGTGGCCTCCTCTACCGCCTTGATGATGACCTTCTCCTGGCCGGGAGACGTCTCCAGCCGCTCGAAGAGCCAGCGCAGCCGCGCGCGGCCCCAGCGCCCGCCGCCATGATGATGGTGATGCCAGTGGTGCCAGCGGCGCCCGCCGCGCAGCGTGTGGATGAGACCCGCGAGGCATGCCGTACCAAAAAGGAATCCGAACATGTGGTGCTGCTCCCT comes from Pyxidicoccus parkwaysis and encodes:
- a CDS encoding response regulator transcription factor yields the protein MSTRVLLIDDDTRLYELLAEYLGQNGLSVTHAPDGGRGLAALEAGAYDAVLLDVMMPGMDGLEVCKRIRAKSRIPVIMLTAKGDETDRVVGLELGADDYLPKPFSPRELLARVRAVLRRSQPSAVADRLEAGGVSIDVAGREVRVEERLVDLTGLEFDLLVALVRRAGRVIPRDALLGEAGRSDTVVGERTVDVHISHLRQKLGDVGTRLIKTVRGVGYVFAKEGV
- a CDS encoding periplasmic heavy metal sensor, yielding MFGFLFGTACLAGLIHTLRGGRRWHHWHHHHHGGGRWGRARLRWLFERLETSPGQEKVIIKAVEEATEAFAKMRDEVGPSRAALGRAMRGEHFDGEALRETFARHDVALDNLRRTVQGGLSQVHEALDPRQRRDLADLIEHGFGYGYGYGPGWRGGHGRCGGRGGWRGHGEQMV